In the genome of Aulosira sp. FACHB-615, one region contains:
- a CDS encoding DUF309 domain-containing protein — protein MSETMPQEFWQGVEQFNSGQFYACHDTLEALWIEAIEPEKTFYQGILQIAVALYHLRNENLRGAAILLGEGSNRLRRYPDSYGGINVDELLSQSAELLTVLQQTSLNKIPASELLENQNLPIPRLLLSNDC, from the coding sequence ATGAGCGAAACTATGCCCCAAGAGTTTTGGCAAGGTGTAGAACAGTTCAACTCTGGACAGTTTTACGCCTGTCATGACACTTTAGAGGCTTTGTGGATCGAAGCCATTGAACCCGAAAAAACTTTTTACCAGGGCATTCTCCAAATTGCTGTAGCTTTGTATCATCTCAGAAATGAGAATTTGCGCGGCGCAGCTATTTTACTCGGAGAAGGAAGCAACCGCCTGCGCCGTTATCCAGATAGTTATGGCGGTATTAATGTAGATGAGTTATTAAGCCAAAGTGCCGAATTATTGACAGTATTACAGCAAACAAGTTTAAACAAAATTCCGGCAAGTGAATTGCTGGAAAATCAAAACTTGCCGATACCTAGACTTTTACTATCTAATGATTGTTAA
- a CDS encoding cyclase family protein encodes MQINYSRVIHLSHIIDENIPLWPGDPAIELNTVADIQNDGYYLRRFALGEHSATHINAPNSFDSAGAGIDEYVAESLVLSAVVIDVCEVAENNPDYALSITDILAWEAKYGVIARGSLVILYTGWQHKWTDSHAFFNQDAAGIMHFPGFRGDATQFLLDERQIAGVGIDTHGVDPGKDNSFTTNHLVLAQQGIVLENLTNLDQLPPQGTTLAIAILRLRGGSGSPVGVLAFVP; translated from the coding sequence ATGCAAATTAATTATTCCCGCGTTATACACTTAAGCCATATTATTGATGAAAATATACCTTTATGGCCGGGCGACCCAGCGATAGAACTTAACACTGTTGCTGATATTCAAAATGATGGTTACTATCTGCGGCGTTTTGCGTTAGGTGAACATAGTGCTACCCATATCAACGCCCCGAATAGTTTTGATTCTGCTGGTGCAGGAATTGATGAATATGTGGCGGAATCACTGGTTTTATCGGCAGTAGTGATAGATGTCTGCGAAGTTGCCGAAAATAATCCTGATTATGCTTTGAGTATTACTGATATTCTGGCTTGGGAGGCAAAATACGGTGTGATTGCCAGGGGTAGTTTAGTCATACTGTATACTGGCTGGCAGCACAAGTGGACTGATAGCCATGCCTTCTTTAACCAAGATGCGGCAGGAATTATGCACTTTCCAGGCTTTAGAGGTGATGCTACACAGTTTTTGTTGGATGAACGGCAAATTGCTGGTGTAGGAATTGATACCCACGGTGTTGATCCTGGAAAAGATAACAGTTTTACGACTAACCATTTAGTGTTGGCACAGCAGGGTATTGTGTTGGAGAACTTGACGAATTTAGATCAACTACCTCCTCAAGGTACTACATTAGCGATCGCAATTCTCAGATTACGTGGTGGTTCTGGTTCTCCTGTGGGTGTGTTGGCTTTTGTGCCTTAA
- a CDS encoding nucleotidyltransferase family protein has product MGIDEIITAYREEILQIAAEYGAYNVRVFGSVARGEATLDSDVDFLIDLEPQRTLLDQIAFIQSLEQLLGRKVDVTEVETLHELIRDEVLQEAVML; this is encoded by the coding sequence ATGGGTATTGATGAAATAATCACAGCTTACCGTGAAGAAATTTTACAAATTGCTGCTGAGTACGGCGCATATAATGTGCGAGTGTTTGGTTCTGTAGCTAGAGGAGAAGCTACACTAGATAGTGATGTAGATTTTCTGATAGACCTTGAACCACAGCGAACTTTACTAGATCAAATTGCTTTCATACAATCTTTGGAGCAATTGCTTGGACGTAAAGTGGATGTAACCGAAGTAGAGACTCTGCATGAGTTAATTAGAGATGAAGTGTTACAGGAAGCTGTAATGTTATGA
- a CDS encoding DUF58 domain-containing protein encodes MKIIKPITNWLENRASTPTYGGWVLAGVAICFFGAAVNTMAGWLYAISGVSVALLVVAAVLPPRSLVGLTITRNPIQPVSAGDELTVELEIHNPTSQSVSLLQVEDILPFVLGNPIKQPIEVIPSKNSYRWVYYHQTQRRGIYRWHNVELATGAPLGLFWCRRQRDCEAIAIVYPTVLPLTTCPLVDEMGQEESKKGDSINRPLQTATSGLVRSLRPYRIGDPTRLIHWRTSARYGELRVRELEVVTGGQEIIIALDSGGEWQEDDFEEAVIAAASLYFYTQRMGMPVKLWTAGTNLVKGDACGKSSGLRIVLETLAAATSQEDINATETPNNPLIWLTQNSLTLSSLPQGSRWILWQNNNSSDQASTVVNRDCPGIVVQSEQALQPQLQKPLQAF; translated from the coding sequence ATGAAAATTATCAAACCTATCACCAACTGGTTAGAAAATCGGGCAAGTACACCTACATACGGCGGTTGGGTGCTTGCGGGAGTTGCTATTTGTTTTTTTGGTGCGGCTGTCAATACAATGGCGGGGTGGCTGTATGCTATTAGCGGTGTGAGTGTGGCGCTGTTGGTAGTAGCAGCAGTTTTACCACCGCGATCGCTTGTTGGTTTAACTATCACCCGCAATCCAATTCAGCCTGTCTCGGCTGGGGATGAATTGACTGTAGAATTAGAAATCCACAATCCCACGTCACAATCTGTAAGTTTGCTGCAAGTCGAGGATATTTTGCCTTTTGTTTTGGGTAACCCAATCAAACAGCCAATAGAAGTTATTCCGAGTAAAAATAGTTACCGTTGGGTTTATTACCACCAGACCCAGCGTCGAGGTATTTATCGTTGGCACAATGTTGAATTAGCAACTGGCGCACCTTTAGGTTTATTTTGGTGTCGTCGTCAGCGAGATTGTGAAGCGATCGCTATTGTTTACCCCACTGTATTACCTTTAACCACTTGTCCCTTAGTTGATGAAATGGGACAAGAAGAAAGCAAAAAAGGTGATTCTATCAATCGCCCATTGCAGACAGCGACATCGGGATTAGTGCGATCGCTCCGTCCTTACCGCATCGGCGACCCCACCAGACTGATTCATTGGCGGACTAGCGCCCGTTATGGTGAATTACGAGTCCGGGAGTTAGAAGTTGTCACAGGTGGACAAGAAATCATTATTGCCTTAGATAGTGGTGGTGAATGGCAAGAAGATGATTTTGAGGAAGCCGTAATTGCCGCAGCCAGCTTGTACTTTTACACACAACGGATGGGAATGCCCGTCAAACTCTGGACAGCTGGGACAAATTTGGTAAAAGGCGATGCCTGCGGCAAGTCCTCCGGCCTACGCATTGTTCTAGAAACCCTAGCTGCGGCAACATCTCAAGAAGATATTAACGCCACAGAAACACCAAACAATCCTTTAATTTGGTTAACTCAAAATTCTCTGACACTCTCTTCCTTACCCCAAGGCAGTCGTTGGATTTTGTGGCAGAATAATAATTCCTCAGATCAAGCATCAACGGTTGTCAATCGTGACTGCCCTGGTATTGTGGTGCAAAGCGAACAAGCTTTACAACCCCAACTACAAAAACCTTTACAAGCATTTTAA
- a CDS encoding M48 family metallopeptidase translates to MKRTRKSLLLTLSWILLSVSTSIVIILTQPLAPVPAQEPATTTVETTDTPSSEISQPNQTPKPEATEPKKPDTATEPALTPEELARQQKFIEADKLYLAGNITEAEKLYREVKTPFANTDTATQERKPAIVDATQLSPAGKVYWRESEAGIAAKLQTRTEVPLKLLVEQYPEFIPGHIRYAEILKQYNRPKEAVEVLEQASSLYPDQPDLIKAKVTALADEKKWMEASLAARQFAILYPNDPQAEEFTQLAEINLKRYKAHIREEIRGNTLANIITGAVGYAVTGSLLGPFSALDSTILLLQGEGAVGESVAKQAKQQLPLVKDEEVLAYVNEIGQKLVKVSGRTEFKYEFFVIPEEELNAFALPGGKVFINAGAIAKSNSEAELAGLIGHELSHVVLSHGFQLVTQGNLISNVTQYLPFGGTVGQLFSLSYSRDMERQADVLGTRLIVANGYAADGLRNLMATLQKQQKNAPPTWISSHPGGKERVNYLENLIIRGKYNRYSYEGVERHTAIQAKIKQILKEEKERKEKKRRSE, encoded by the coding sequence ATGAAACGAACCAGGAAGTCTCTGCTGCTCACCTTGAGTTGGATTTTGTTGTCAGTTAGTACATCAATTGTAATTATTCTGACGCAACCTTTAGCACCTGTTCCAGCCCAAGAACCTGCCACTACCACCGTAGAAACAACAGATACACCCAGTTCCGAAATTTCACAGCCAAACCAAACGCCAAAACCAGAAGCGACTGAACCTAAAAAACCAGACACCGCCACAGAACCTGCACTTACTCCTGAAGAACTTGCCCGTCAACAAAAATTTATCGAAGCTGATAAATTATACCTCGCCGGAAATATTACTGAGGCAGAAAAACTTTATCGGGAAGTTAAAACACCATTCGCCAACACAGATACTGCAACTCAAGAACGTAAACCCGCCATTGTTGATGCGACGCAACTATCCCCAGCAGGTAAAGTTTACTGGCGAGAATCAGAAGCGGGAATTGCGGCTAAGTTGCAAACAAGAACAGAAGTACCGCTAAAACTATTAGTTGAACAGTATCCCGAATTTATTCCTGGCCATATTCGCTATGCTGAGATTCTCAAGCAATATAATCGCCCCAAAGAAGCTGTAGAGGTTTTAGAACAAGCATCATCACTATATCCCGATCAGCCAGATTTAATTAAAGCTAAAGTTACCGCACTGGCTGATGAAAAAAAATGGATGGAAGCATCCTTAGCAGCGCGTCAATTTGCTATTCTTTATCCGAATGATCCGCAAGCCGAGGAATTTACCCAACTTGCAGAAATCAATCTCAAACGCTACAAAGCCCATATCCGCGAAGAAATTAGAGGTAACACTCTCGCTAATATTATTACAGGTGCAGTCGGCTATGCGGTGACAGGTAGTTTGTTAGGGCCGTTTTCTGCCTTAGACTCTACCATCTTGCTACTACAAGGCGAAGGTGCGGTGGGGGAATCGGTAGCGAAACAGGCAAAACAACAGCTACCATTAGTCAAAGATGAAGAAGTGCTGGCCTATGTGAACGAAATTGGGCAGAAACTAGTGAAAGTTTCAGGACGCACTGAATTTAAATACGAATTTTTTGTGATTCCTGAAGAAGAATTGAACGCCTTTGCCTTACCAGGAGGTAAAGTTTTTATTAATGCTGGTGCGATCGCTAAAAGTAATTCTGAAGCTGAACTCGCTGGGTTAATCGGTCATGAATTATCTCATGTAGTTTTATCCCACGGCTTTCAACTAGTTACCCAAGGAAACTTAATTTCTAACGTTACCCAATATCTGCCTTTTGGCGGTACAGTCGGTCAACTTTTCTCCCTCAGCTACAGCCGTGATATGGAACGTCAAGCAGATGTTTTGGGTACTCGCTTGATTGTGGCGAATGGCTATGCTGCTGATGGGTTGCGTAACTTGATGGCGACACTACAAAAACAACAAAAAAATGCGCCTCCTACCTGGATATCATCTCACCCCGGCGGTAAAGAACGGGTAAATTATCTCGAAAACTTAATTATTCGGGGTAAATACAACCGCTACAGTTATGAAGGCGTTGAACGTCACACAGCCATTCAAGCCAAAATTAAACAAATCCTCAAAGAAGAAAAAGAAAGAAAAGAGAAAAAGCGGCGTTCTGAATGA
- a CDS encoding DUF86 domain-containing protein, translating to MKGDRLYLSNIKECIERIELYTCSGKEVFLQTLIIQDAVIRNFEIIGEATKRLSPEIKAAYPDLPWQQIAGFRDVLIHDYLKVNLNRVWGVIEQNLPELKSTVEEILQRWEEL from the coding sequence ATGAAAGGCGATCGCTTGTACTTGAGTAACATCAAAGAATGTATTGAGCGCATTGAGCTTTATACCTGTAGTGGCAAAGAAGTATTTTTGCAAACCTTAATTATTCAAGATGCGGTAATTAGAAATTTTGAAATTATTGGGGAAGCAACAAAGCGATTATCTCCTGAAATAAAAGCAGCTTATCCAGATTTACCGTGGCAACAGATAGCTGGTTTTCGAGATGTACTCATTCACGATTATTTAAAGGTAAATTTAAATCGAGTTTGGGGTGTAATTGAGCAGAATTTACCAGAACTAAAATCTACAGTTGAGGAAATTTTGCAGAGATGGGAAGAGTTGTAA
- a CDS encoding aldehyde dehydrogenase family protein, with the protein MMTLLTCRNYINGQWVDATTGNVLESYNPAVVSEVVATFPRSHTEDVDKAVAAAREAYRSWRQVPAPARAEYIFRVGELLLQHKEELAQLISREMGKPLTEARGDVQEGIDCAFYSAGEGRRLFGLTTPSEMPNKFAMTVRMPIGVCALITPWNFPVAIPCWKAMPALVCGNTVILKPAEDTPACATKLVEIFAAAGLPAGVINLVHGVGEEVGKALVEHPHVDLVSFTGSSETGAFVGATCGRTHKRVCLEMGGKNAQVVMEDADLGLALDGAVWGAFGTTGQRCTATSRLILHRDIKEEFTAMLYERTSKLRLGAGYDQDTEIGPIINQRQLQRVNEYMKIAREEGAKILIGGEIATEGQLQQGNFFWPTILDNVTPDMRVAREEIFGPVVALIEVNSFEEAIAILNDTNYGLSSSIYTRDINRAFTAMRDIEAGITYINGPTIGAEVHLPFGGVKQTGNGHREAGTTALDVFTEWKSVYVDFSGSLQRAQIDNRS; encoded by the coding sequence ATTATGACTTTGCTAACTTGTCGCAATTATATTAATGGTCAGTGGGTGGATGCTACGACAGGAAACGTTCTGGAAAGTTATAACCCTGCTGTGGTAAGTGAAGTTGTCGCCACCTTTCCCCGTTCTCACACTGAGGATGTGGATAAAGCCGTCGCCGCCGCCCGTGAAGCTTACCGTAGTTGGCGGCAAGTTCCTGCCCCAGCCAGAGCCGAATATATTTTTCGTGTGGGAGAATTATTACTCCAGCATAAAGAAGAACTCGCCCAATTAATTAGTCGGGAAATGGGTAAACCCTTAACCGAAGCTAGGGGTGATGTGCAGGAAGGTATTGACTGTGCTTTTTATAGTGCTGGTGAAGGAAGGCGGCTATTTGGGTTAACGACACCTTCAGAAATGCCGAATAAATTTGCGATGACAGTGCGAATGCCCATTGGTGTTTGTGCTTTAATTACACCGTGGAATTTCCCTGTGGCTATTCCTTGCTGGAAAGCTATGCCGGCTTTGGTATGCGGTAATACTGTTATTCTCAAACCTGCTGAAGATACTCCCGCTTGTGCAACTAAACTAGTAGAAATTTTTGCCGCCGCCGGTTTACCAGCAGGTGTAATTAACTTAGTGCATGGTGTTGGTGAAGAAGTTGGTAAAGCTTTAGTCGAACATCCCCATGTTGATTTAGTTTCGTTTACTGGTTCTTCGGAAACGGGTGCTTTTGTGGGTGCAACTTGCGGACGCACTCACAAGCGTGTTTGTCTGGAGATGGGCGGTAAAAATGCCCAAGTGGTGATGGAAGATGCCGACTTAGGACTAGCTTTAGATGGTGCGGTTTGGGGGGCTTTTGGGACAACTGGGCAACGTTGTACGGCTACGAGTCGGCTGATCTTGCACCGTGACATTAAAGAAGAGTTTACGGCAATGCTGTATGAGCGTACTAGTAAGTTACGCTTGGGTGCTGGTTATGACCAAGATACAGAAATTGGGCCGATAATTAATCAAAGGCAATTGCAACGGGTGAATGAATATATGAAAATTGCCCGTGAAGAAGGGGCAAAAATTTTAATTGGTGGCGAAATTGCCACTGAAGGACAACTACAACAGGGTAATTTCTTTTGGCCAACTATTTTAGATAATGTTACGCCAGATATGCGCGTTGCCCGTGAAGAGATATTTGGCCCTGTAGTGGCATTAATTGAGGTTAATTCCTTTGAAGAAGCGATCGCTATTCTCAATGATACTAATTACGGTCTGTCTTCTTCCATTTATACCCGCGATATCAACCGGGCGTTTACCGCCATGCGGGACATTGAAGCAGGCATTACCTATATTAATGGCCCGACTATTGGCGCAGAAGTACATTTACCTTTTGGTGGTGTGAAACAAACAGGTAACGGACACCGCGAAGCCGGAACCACTGCTTTAGATGTATTCACAGAATGGAAGAGTGTGTATGTTGACTTTTCTGGTAGTTTACAACGCGCCCAAATAGATAATCGAAGTTAG
- a CDS encoding ferredoxin thioredoxin reductase catalytic beta subunit, whose product MITSEVNTHSSDKSLEAMRHFSEQYAKRTGTYFCSEPSVTAVVIEGLAKHKDDLGAPLCPCRHYEDKEAEVKATYWNCPCVPMRERKECHCMLFLTSDNEFAGESQEISIETIKEVRDSMA is encoded by the coding sequence ATGATCACATCAGAAGTTAACACACATTCCAGCGATAAAAGCTTAGAAGCAATGCGGCATTTTTCCGAACAATACGCCAAGCGTACTGGAACGTACTTCTGTAGTGAACCTTCGGTTACAGCAGTGGTAATTGAAGGGTTAGCCAAACATAAAGACGATCTAGGTGCGCCTTTGTGTCCCTGTCGCCACTACGAAGACAAAGAAGCTGAAGTCAAGGCTACATATTGGAACTGTCCTTGTGTACCAATGAGGGAACGGAAAGAATGCCATTGTATGCTGTTTTTAACATCAGACAATGAATTTGCTGGTGAAAGCCAAGAAATCTCTATCGAAACTATTAAAGAAGTAAGAGATAGTATGGCATGA
- a CDS encoding NAD(P)/FAD-dependent oxidoreductase: protein MVDSLENNPPHQVVIIGGGFGGLYAAKALAKAKVEVTLIDKRNFHLFQPLLYQVATGTLSPADISSPLRSVLNKSKNTKVLLGEVNDIDPQAQQVFLGDQAIPYDTLIVATGAKHSYFGKDNWEDFAPGLKTVEDAIEMRRRIFSAFEAAEKETDPEKRRAWLTFVIVGGGPTGVELAGAIAELAYQTLKEDFRNIDTSEARVLLLEGLDRILPPFAPELSQQAEASLQQLGVSVQTKTLVTNIENDIVTLKQGDEVKEIAAKTVLWAAGVKASPMGQVLAECTGAECDRAGRVVVEPDLSIKGYPNIHVVGDLANFSHQNGKPLPGVAPVAMQEGEYVAKLIKEKIKGNTLPAFNYSDRGSLAMIGQNLAVVDLGFIKLKGFFAWLFWLLIHIYFLIEFDNKLVVMIQWVWNYVTRKRGARLITGQEALAQAGNEAPSKYYKATPPRQALNV from the coding sequence ATGGTAGACTCCCTTGAGAATAACCCACCGCATCAAGTCGTGATCATTGGTGGTGGCTTTGGTGGACTATATGCAGCAAAGGCACTGGCTAAGGCTAAGGTAGAAGTAACGCTGATTGACAAACGTAATTTTCACTTGTTCCAACCATTGCTGTACCAAGTTGCCACAGGTACACTATCACCTGCTGATATTTCCTCTCCGTTGCGATCGGTATTAAACAAAAGCAAAAATACGAAAGTGTTGTTGGGAGAGGTGAATGATATAGATCCCCAAGCACAGCAAGTCTTTTTGGGTGATCAAGCGATACCATACGATACGTTAATAGTGGCTACAGGTGCCAAGCATTCCTATTTTGGGAAAGATAACTGGGAAGATTTTGCGCCTGGTTTAAAAACTGTAGAAGATGCGATCGAAATGCGTCGCCGGATTTTCTCGGCGTTTGAAGCCGCAGAAAAAGAAACTGATCCTGAAAAACGTCGGGCTTGGTTAACCTTTGTGATTGTGGGTGGTGGCCCTACAGGGGTAGAATTAGCAGGTGCGATCGCTGAACTTGCTTATCAAACCCTCAAAGAAGATTTCCGCAACATCGACACATCCGAGGCAAGAGTTTTACTTCTAGAAGGACTAGATCGGATTTTGCCACCCTTTGCACCAGAATTATCGCAACAAGCAGAAGCATCTTTACAGCAATTGGGTGTTAGCGTTCAAACCAAAACTTTAGTCACCAACATTGAAAACGATATTGTCACCCTCAAACAAGGTGATGAAGTGAAAGAAATTGCTGCCAAAACAGTATTATGGGCAGCAGGTGTGAAAGCTTCACCAATGGGGCAAGTTTTAGCAGAATGTACAGGTGCAGAATGCGATCGCGCCGGACGAGTGGTTGTTGAACCAGACTTAAGCATCAAAGGCTATCCCAACATTCATGTAGTTGGCGACTTAGCAAACTTCTCCCATCAAAATGGCAAACCTCTTCCTGGTGTTGCGCCAGTAGCGATGCAAGAGGGAGAATATGTTGCTAAATTAATTAAGGAAAAAATCAAAGGTAATACCTTACCTGCTTTCAACTATAGCGATCGCGGTAGTTTAGCCATGATTGGGCAAAATCTAGCCGTCGTGGATTTAGGCTTTATCAAACTCAAAGGTTTCTTTGCTTGGCTATTTTGGCTATTAATTCATATCTACTTCTTAATTGAGTTTGATAACAAACTAGTAGTCATGATTCAGTGGGTATGGAACTATGTCACCCGCAAACGTGGCGCAAGATTGATTACTGGGCAAGAAGCTTTGGCACAAGCAGGAAATGAAGCGCCTAGTAAATATTACAAAGCCACGCCACCAAGACAAGCACTCAATGTCTAA
- a CDS encoding COP23 domain-containing protein, whose protein sequence is MAFQPLKLLCLSGLGLSLFLGNSAAFAQVNDGGGIVVPTTSDPYPSGSSNPVDTSSSGTVATGTRFSCQNSNGQYIVMYQPESQPGRFFPWAAPAQLGGGWDPYKRCVTIAQRLEEYRPDGLQELQTGFLNNENIVCVTTEANSSCRIVLTVPRDKDPYTVRNSIFQNLISADDGQQTTAVNTFRNNRGGADEIYNIGRTILGGNNRRVSSSRSGINLKPFLDRKDGGTGTQLRNGVAIRRQTPTQSQNRTRLNPGNFR, encoded by the coding sequence ATGGCATTTCAACCCTTGAAGCTATTATGTTTAAGCGGTTTGGGCTTATCTTTATTTTTAGGTAATTCCGCCGCCTTTGCTCAAGTTAATGATGGTGGTGGTATTGTTGTACCTACCACTTCCGATCCTTATCCATCAGGTTCATCAAATCCTGTAGACACTTCCTCTAGTGGTACCGTAGCGACTGGTACCAGATTTAGCTGTCAAAACAGCAATGGTCAATATATAGTAATGTATCAACCCGAAAGCCAACCAGGAAGATTCTTTCCTTGGGCTGCTCCTGCACAATTGGGTGGTGGTTGGGACCCGTACAAACGTTGTGTTACTATTGCTCAACGCTTAGAAGAATATCGTCCCGATGGTTTGCAAGAACTCCAAACAGGTTTTTTGAATAACGAAAATATTGTTTGTGTCACTACTGAAGCTAACTCTAGTTGTCGAATTGTATTGACAGTACCCAGAGATAAAGACCCTTATACTGTCCGCAATAGCATTTTCCAAAACTTAATTTCTGCGGATGATGGTCAACAAACTACGGCTGTGAATACTTTCCGCAATAATAGAGGCGGCGCAGATGAAATTTACAATATCGGACGCACAATTTTAGGTGGAAATAATCGCAGAGTTAGCTCATCGAGAAGTGGCATTAATCTTAAACCGTTCCTCGATCGCAAAGATGGTGGAACTGGAACACAATTACGCAATGGTGTCGCAATTCGTCGTCAAACTCCGACTCAATCTCAAAATCGGACTCGCTTAAATCCTGGTAATTTCCGGTAA